The nucleotide sequence AACTAAAGATCAAGCACCCTAAGATTAAAGCAACCCCAATTCCAAATAAACCGGAACCAATGATGCTGATCAACTTAAGAGGAAAATTAGAAAACGAAGTAATGCCATCCATTGCTAATTTAAACATTTTCTTCAAAGGATACTTGGTTTCACCGGCAATTCGCTCCTGTCTTTCATAGCGAACAGCTGCTTGCTTGAAGCCAACCCAACTTACCATCCCCCTAACAAAGGGTTCTGGTTCGTCCATCGAGGTCAACACATCGACTACCTTTCTATCCATAAGTCTAAAATCACCAGTATCTACTGGAATTTCAATTGAAGTAATTCGATCTAACAAACGATAAAATGTTGCCGCTGTGAACTTCTTAAACTTGCTTTCACCCGCCCTTGCAACCCGTTGACCGTACACAACGTCGTATCCCTGTTGCCACATTGAAATCATTTTTGAAATAATTTCAGGTGAGTCCTGTAGATCCGCATCCATTACCACAACGGCACTACCGGATGTGTATCTAATTCCCGCGGTGATGGCTAATTGGTGGCCAAAATTTCTTGAGAAATTAACTAACTTAATATTTGGCTTTCTAGACGCATGATGTTTAATTATCTGGACAGTTCTATCACTTGAACCATCGTTAACAAAAATTAGTTCAAATCTTTCGTTTCTTGTTTCCACATATTTTTCTAGTTTATTGATGGTGGTTGCAATTAGCTCTTCTTCATTAAATACAGGAAGAACAATTGAAACTAAATCTGCTTTTTCTACCATTGCCTTCCTCCTTTATTTATAAATTCCTGACAAGTCGTACAAAGTCTCTTGATTGCCACCGCCCATTGGTCCTTGCGGCTGTTTCATTCCTTGCTTTGGCTTCGAATTTGAAGTTTGTTTTCCAGTTGCTTTTTGTTTTGGATTTGGATTTTGTTTTAAATTCTTACCTGGCTTACCCTTGCCTTTAAACCCAGG is from Lentilactobacillus curieae and encodes:
- a CDS encoding glycosyltransferase family 2 protein, which produces MVEKADLVSIVLPVFNEEELIATTINKLEKYVETRNERFELIFVNDGSSDRTVQIIKHHASRKPNIKLVNFSRNFGHQLAITAGIRYTSGSAVVVMDADLQDSPEIISKMISMWQQGYDVVYGQRVARAGESKFKKFTAATFYRLLDRITSIEIPVDTGDFRLMDRKVVDVLTSMDEPEPFVRGMVSWVGFKQAAVRYERQERIAGETKYPLKKMFKLAMDGITSFSNFPLKLISIIGSGLFGIGVALILGCLIFSFSDVDILASVVVAMAGAVITSVGVLGSYIYRTFVASRKRPLYVVESAVGFTETVSQPNSARTGSVVRFKVANRDSQSNPT